One window of Gloeothece citriformis PCC 7424 genomic DNA carries:
- a CDS encoding alpha/beta fold hydrolase — protein sequence MNFQGWFLIITTFYHGLTTLVENRRDKPLGERIDVGGYYLHLYLKGQGSPTVIIEHSLGGIDGYFLIDQIAPLTQVCIYDRAGYGWSDNSPKKRCSEEIVRELNLLLEKAEIKPPYILVGNSFGSYNVRLFAHYFPQKVLGLVLTDGLHESEMLKMPLLLRGLKYFFGSGFVVSILGSSLGLVRVLGHLKIFELIKPELKNFPPQIIQTVKRSFYRPKHWLTMGREIWNLNLSGHQVSKANNLGDLPIISLKSKTFFKASILNFYLPINTVNKFRDKMHNNLLNLSSNSQQLPAENSSHFIWIDQPEKIVEAIQLLLIKTEFK from the coding sequence ATGAACTTTCAAGGGTGGTTTTTAATTATCACAACCTTTTATCATGGGTTGACTACTTTGGTAGAAAACCGAAGGGATAAACCTTTAGGAGAACGGATTGATGTTGGGGGATATTATCTACATTTATATTTAAAAGGACAAGGAAGTCCTACTGTTATTATTGAACACAGTTTAGGGGGAATTGACGGTTATTTTTTAATCGATCAAATTGCACCCTTGACACAGGTTTGTATTTATGATAGAGCCGGATATGGATGGAGTGATAATAGTCCTAAAAAGCGATGTAGTGAAGAAATTGTTAGAGAGTTAAATTTATTATTAGAAAAGGCTGAGATTAAACCCCCTTATATTTTAGTGGGGAATTCTTTTGGAAGTTATAATGTTCGTCTTTTTGCCCATTATTTTCCTCAGAAAGTTTTAGGTTTAGTGTTAACTGATGGACTCCACGAGTCAGAAATGTTAAAAATGCCCTTGCTTTTAAGAGGTCTTAAATATTTTTTTGGGTCTGGGTTTGTGGTTTCTATTTTAGGATCTAGTTTAGGATTAGTTCGAGTCTTAGGACATTTGAAAATTTTTGAATTAATCAAACCAGAACTTAAAAATTTTCCTCCTCAGATTATCCAAACCGTAAAACGATCTTTTTATCGTCCTAAGCATTGGTTAACGATGGGGCGTGAAATTTGGAATTTAAATTTAAGTGGACATCAAGTCAGTAAAGCTAATAATTTAGGAGATTTGCCGATTATTAGTCTTAAATCCAAAACCTTTTTTAAGGCTTCTATTTTAAATTTTTATTTGCCCATTAATACAGTGAATAAATTTCGAGATAAAATGCACAATAACTTATTAAATTTGTCTTCTAATTCTCAACAATTACCAGCCGAAAATAGTAGTCATTTTATCTGGATAGATCAACCAGAAAAGATTGTAGAAGCCATTCAATTGTTGTTAATTAAGACAGAGTTTAAATGA